The proteins below come from a single Zonotrichia leucophrys gambelii isolate GWCS_2022_RI chromosome 3, RI_Zleu_2.0, whole genome shotgun sequence genomic window:
- the NENF gene encoding neudesin: MAGAAARGPLPCVPESLLCLLLLLLLPAASAEPELRFRPPAEAPVRLFTEPELARYDGHQEGQPIYLAVKGVVFDVTSGKEFYGKGAPYNALAGKDSTRGVAKMSLDPADLTHDTTGLTEEELKSLDDIFNNVYKAKYPIVGYTSRRILNEDGSPNLDFKPEDQPHFSIKDEF; the protein is encoded by the exons ATGGCGGGCGCTGCGGCCCGGGGCCCGCTGCCCTGCGTCCCGGAGtcgctgctctgcctgctgctgctgctgctgctgccggccGCCAGCGCCGAGCCCGAGCTGCGCTTCAGGCCGCCGGCCGAGGCCCCCGTGCGGCTCTTCACCGAGCCCGAGCTGGCCAGATACGACGGGCACCAG GAAGGACAGCCCATCTACCTGGCAGTGAAGGGAGTAGTGTTTGATGTCACCTCTGGAAAAG AATTTTATGGAAAAGGAGCCCCATACAATGCTTTGGCTGGAAAAGACTCAACAAGAGGAGTTGCAAAGATGTCTCTGGATCCAGCAGATCTTACACATGACACA ACAGGGCTCacagaggaggagctgaagtcCCTGGATGACATCTTCAATAATGTTTATAAAGCCAAATATCCAATTGTTGGCTATACCTCTCGGCGAATTCTGAATGAGGATGGCAGCCCCAACCTGGACTTTAAACCTGAAGATCAGCCACATTTCAGCATTAAAGATGAGTTTTGA